Proteins encoded together in one uncultured Desulfosarcina sp. window:
- the recD gene encoding exodeoxyribonuclease V subunit alpha, whose protein sequence is MVTADKALFDDRLGRYGMDASGPLAVLFGKLELSDLDLMLIRDSTACAADPRDYGLMGMLGLLLAALHEGSLCLALDRQLPQVFPHVDASMLEALVDDFTAKLNQGEYDSLVDRSQGESFKPLVLEGPAGRQRLYFQKFYDHEKRLKSALASFLRLPAASGRSGAAVERIIDDLYSEKAVIRSRLNGRPIHRDERQVEAIRAALSAPLLVVSGGPGTGKTSLLVNLLRALVRNGTEPSRILLAAPTGRAAMRMSEALTDSLGTVLEPDESDRALGRLQGATLHKLLAYRKRTGDFYHNRHRPFEADVIAVDEVSMVDVILMDRFFQAIDPERTRVILIGDKDQLPSVEAGSVLADLSADADGRLADRFVTLENCYRSGGKLLELAQRINAGQPVTLKSVAFDDALSMEQGAWAFVHAKDQDVIHRDLIRWIHHHYLDRRNEPMESYVEQVRRFNRLEGDALPGETPESARRIESLFTFAHRCRIVSPLRRGQRGIQWLNRCIAAELRPLLDPDADPDRDIFNGAWIMITRNDYRRELFNGDAGVVTLRPDGMYQATFKRHDGLATFPVSGLPDWELAFAMTVHKSQGAEFEDIWLILPDDPGHRLLTREIVYTAATRASRRLIISGEEIVFQRALQRKIQRQSGLMR, encoded by the coding sequence ATGGTAACCGCGGATAAAGCCCTTTTCGATGACCGGCTCGGCAGATACGGGATGGATGCGTCCGGCCCCTTGGCGGTGCTTTTCGGAAAACTCGAACTTTCCGACCTGGATCTGATGCTCATCCGGGATTCGACGGCCTGCGCAGCCGATCCACGGGATTACGGGCTTATGGGCATGCTCGGTCTTCTATTGGCCGCTCTGCACGAAGGCAGCCTGTGCCTGGCGCTGGATCGGCAATTGCCGCAGGTTTTCCCACATGTCGATGCGTCTATGCTGGAGGCGTTGGTTGACGATTTTACCGCTAAATTGAACCAGGGAGAATACGACAGTCTCGTCGACCGGTCCCAAGGGGAAAGCTTCAAGCCGTTGGTGCTGGAAGGACCTGCCGGACGGCAGCGGCTCTATTTTCAGAAATTTTATGATCACGAAAAACGGTTGAAAAGCGCCCTGGCGTCTTTTTTGCGCCTGCCCGCAGCATCCGGTCGGTCTGGAGCTGCCGTCGAGCGGATCATCGACGATCTGTACAGCGAAAAGGCCGTGATTCGCAGCCGTTTGAATGGCCGTCCGATTCACCGGGATGAGCGCCAGGTGGAGGCGATCCGGGCGGCGTTGAGCGCACCGCTGCTGGTAGTTTCCGGCGGGCCGGGCACCGGCAAAACCTCGCTGCTCGTCAATCTGCTCAGGGCCCTGGTGCGCAACGGAACAGAGCCTTCGCGCATTCTCCTGGCAGCGCCTACCGGCCGTGCGGCCATGCGCATGAGCGAAGCGTTGACCGACAGCCTGGGCACCGTTCTTGAGCCCGACGAAAGCGACAGGGCCCTTGGCCGGTTGCAGGGCGCTACCTTGCACAAGCTGCTGGCATACCGCAAGCGGACCGGGGATTTCTACCACAACCGGCATCGGCCTTTCGAGGCCGATGTAATTGCCGTGGACGAGGTTTCCATGGTCGACGTGATCCTGATGGACCGGTTTTTTCAGGCCATCGATCCCGAACGCACCCGGGTGATATTGATCGGAGACAAGGACCAGCTGCCCTCGGTCGAGGCCGGTTCGGTGCTGGCGGACCTCAGTGCGGATGCCGACGGCCGGCTTGCCGATCGGTTCGTGACCCTCGAAAATTGCTACCGTTCCGGTGGAAAGCTGCTTGAACTGGCCCAGCGCATCAATGCGGGACAGCCGGTCACCTTGAAATCGGTGGCCTTCGACGATGCCCTCAGCATGGAACAAGGTGCGTGGGCATTCGTACATGCCAAAGACCAAGATGTCATCCACCGTGATCTGATCCGCTGGATTCATCACCATTACCTGGACCGCCGCAATGAACCCATGGAGAGCTACGTGGAGCAGGTGCGTCGCTTCAACCGGTTGGAAGGGGATGCTTTGCCCGGCGAAACACCGGAATCGGCGCGTCGAATCGAATCGCTTTTTACCTTTGCCCACCGCTGCCGCATCGTCAGCCCCTTGCGTCGGGGCCAACGGGGAATCCAGTGGCTCAATCGGTGCATTGCCGCCGAGTTGCGGCCGCTGCTCGATCCGGACGCCGATCCGGACCGGGATATCTTCAACGGTGCCTGGATCATGATTACCCGCAACGATTACCGAAGGGAACTATTCAACGGAGACGCGGGGGTGGTTACGCTTCGACCGGACGGAATGTACCAGGCCACCTTCAAACGTCACGACGGGCTGGCGACCTTTCCCGTTTCGGGCCTGCCCGACTGGGAGTTGGCTTTCGCTATGACGGTGCACAAAAGTCAGGGCGCCGAGTTCGAAGATATCTGGCTCATTTTGCCGGATGATCCGGGCCATCGACTGCTGACCCGTGAGATCGTCTATACGGCCGCTACGCGAGCCAGCCGGAGATTGATCATATCCGGAGAAGAAATTGTCTTCCAGCGGGCACTGCAGCGCAAGATCCAGCGACAATCCGGTTTGATGCGATAA